The nucleotide window GGGCGCCATGGTCAACCCACCAACAAATGATAACAACTAGGCAGCCATTTCCTTCCGCTGAGTCCCAGACAGAACCATCACATTGACTATGGTCCTAGAAATGACTGGTGATCCCCGCTCCTTATCTCCTCACCTGAGCCGGACTGACGGGATGATCGCTCGCTGGCCGTATCTGATGGGAAAATAAGAGTTAATAAGATGATAATGCTCTGCCAGGATGACGGCCACTTCATCTTCCCTGAACATCCAACATGACCACCATGACCTCTCCACCTGAAGGAGACATCTCCTGGCTATACTCCAACAAACAAGGCTGATATCATACAGTGatgcttagggctatgttcacactacgtattagaccggctgttccatgaccccggccgggtcacggaaaggccggtctctggccggatcataccggccggatgatctttcggccgcagagctctgatgcgggcgcatcagcgcgcccccgcatcagagcttcctatagtccacacggagccgctcgcttcactgtgtgaactgacaggtctttctgcagccggaattcactgaattccggcatGTCAGTGTTTTCTGGcgcagccgggatcccattgcacacaaggcattgtccacaccgcaaaactacggctgtagttttacgtagtgtgaacatagcttggaAGTGTGTGAATCCTTGTGAATTCTCCATATTTCTGCATACATTGTATCTAAATCTACATCTGAAGTCCTAAAAGACTTGGTCCTAGATCTATGCAGAAGAATGATCCGATATTACACATAGTGTCTGTGAGCAGATAAGAATTTGGGGCTTTGCTTTCTTTGATTTCTATTTTTTAATCATTCTTTGGTAGAataagttaaaggagaattcccacCAAAGTTAAAAAGGCAGGCAGGGCTGTGTGGGAATATataaagaaagcatacttacccatccctgcacCCCTACAGCACTGACTTACCGATTCATGCCAGCTGTAATGTCACATACCCCGCTTATggattgtctgctcagccaagcactggggtgggacaccagaGGCTGGCAGGAATTGGTAAGTCAGCACTGCGGGggtatggggatgggtaagtatgcttttttattatgttccattAATATTATGGAGTAGGAAACTACAGACACCAAAAGCTAATGTCTAGTGGGAATGCTGCACAGGGAGCCTGGGCATCATCGCCCCTCTGCTTTTTCCCCCTTGTGGCCATGTGGACAATGTGCAATGACTCCTCTATTGGGACATCTCTATAGCGTACTCTTACTTGGTGTTTTTGCACATACACTTTTATTATTTGTCTGGGCTAACGTGAATCCATACCATTGCCATGTTGTCTGCCTCTTTATATGGATACCGCAGGGCGTTGTGTAGCTATTTGTGTAATTAATGTAGTGTAATAAATACATTTTGGAATGATCTTGGTGTGATCTTGTAATTTTGGTGTGATCTTGTGATTTTGGTGTGATCTTGTAATTGTCGTGTGATCTTGTAATTTTTGAGTAATCTTGTAATTTTTGTGTGATCTTGTAATTTTTGTGTGATCTTGTGATTTTGGTGTAATCATCTTGTGATTTTGGTGTGATCTTGTAATTTTGGTGTGATCTTGTGATTTTGGTGTGATCTTGTAATTGTCGTGTGATCTTGTGATTTTGGTGTGATCTTGTGATTTTGGCGTGATCTTGTGATTTTGATGTGATCTTGTGATTTTGGCGTGATCTTGTGATTTTGGTGTGATCTTGTGATTTTGGCGTGATCTTTTAATTTTGGTGTGATCTTGTAATTTTGATGTAATCTTGTGATTTTGATGTGATCTTGTGATTTTGGCGTGATCTTGTGATTTTGGCGTGATCTTGTAATTTTGATGTGATCTTGTGATTTTGGTGTGATCTTGTAATTGTGATGTGATCTGGAAAGCCTTGAATTTCCTCCATTTTCATACAATCTGTCTGACTGGTTTGGTGGAGCATGGACTCCCTCACACCTCACAACAGGTCACCCCTCACACCTGATCACCACTAGTGTTGAGCGTACTTGCTGTACTGTTCAGGTTCTGCAATGTTCCccgaacccaaacgcttggcatttgactcctgggggCCGAAGCTGGACGCGGCACTTAGGGCCCAATTccactggccgattatcgttcagattatcgttaaatcgttcgaatcaaaacgataatcatttggttgaaatgcagttaacgattaataaccgaacgagaaatcgttgatcgctttataagacctggacctatttttatcgttgctcattcgcaaaacgttcgcaaatcgttcgcattgaataagacgccaatcgatcgttcgcagtagatacgaacgcaatagcgaagaaatagcgaagaaaaaactattgcaaatacgatcataagtaacgattattgttccatggaaataagtgaacgttttcaggtctttcgcaatagcggtcatttgagatcgttaatcgttaacaattatgtgaacgataatcatccggtggaatagggccctaaggctgccaggaaaacatggatacagcctatggcctatggttgtcaggaggtaacatgtgtagtatattgcctatggctgtattcatgtttccaggactccttagggcggcatcagacttctccagctgccggagGTCAGAGCAGGGTTCTAAGTTTTGAAATCTTTAAGGACTCCATTGTATATTATTTTGAGTGTAGCTGAAAACTTTTATGGTAAAAGATATCACCGAGTTACTATATACCTACTGTCTGTTCAATTAAGATTTAGACTGTCGCCTTCAGgttgcatcatatacacatatcGTGAGACATGAAGATGACTGTCAAAGTCACCTTGACATCTACTGAAAATTTAAGAGTCATGAGGAGCCAACATTTCTGTCTATTAGTCGTATGTAGATCTCCAGGAGTCAGTCTACTGCTCCACCTCAATACAACATCTCATAGGGTTTTACCTCTACTCTCGATGCTATGCGAGGACACAGGGGTTGTTGCATAGTTGTCTACAGTACCAGGaccttgggggaaaaaaattaaattattgatgTTATTGAGATTTGTCTTGCCTCTTTCTGTCCCCGCTCTAAATTCCCTCCTTCCCTGTCCCTTCAGAGATGCTCATGTAAAGAGcgtccctggccagctgtctctgcGCTCTGTGATGCCGATAGTAAGGTCACTAGCAACAAAACCTCAGAGGGGGGATCTCCCAGCAGAGACAGTAGGCCAGGGATGCTCcaaagggaggggaaggagagagTTCAAAGTGGGGATGGTGAGATCAGCTTattcacagttttctgtgtcttgagcAAAAAGCAGCAGATTCGGAACTGAAAaaggagactgaaaataaaataaaaggtatggtacatattgttagtctccaggtggGAATTCCCTgatggactccctgctcctgcactgtattcCTCTGTAGACTTCTGCCTatctctggactccctgctcctgcactgtattcCTCTGTAGACTTCTGCCTatctctggactccctgctcctgcactgtactcttctgtataattctgcctatctctggactccctgctcctgcactgtactcttctgtatacttctgcctatctctggactccctgctcctgcactgtattcTTCTATAGACTTCTGCTTATATCTGGACTCCATGCTCCTGCACTGTACTTTTCTGTACACTTCTGCCTatctctggactccctgctcctgcactgtactcttctgtagacttctgcctatctctggactccctgctcctgcactttactcttctgtatacttctgcctatctctggactccctgctccggCACTGTACTGTTCTGTACACTTCTGCCTatctctggactccctgctcctgcactttactcttctgtatacttctgcctatctctggactccctgctccggcactgtactcttctgtacacttctgcctatctctggactccctgctcctgcactttactcttctgtatacttctgcctatctctggactccctgctccggCACTGTACTGTTCTGTACACTTCTGCCTatctctggactccctgctccggCACTGTACTGTTCTGTACACTTCTGCCTatctctggactccctgctccggCACTGTACTCTTCTGTATACTTCTGCCCatctctggactccctgctcctgcactgtactcTTCTGTAGACTTCTGCCCatctctggactccctgctcctgcactgtattcTTCTGTAGACTTCTGCCCatctctggactccctgctccggcactgtactcttctgtacacttctgcctatctctggactccctgctcctgcactgtactcttctgtatacttctgcctatctctggactccctgctcctgcactgtattcTTCTATAGACTTCTGCTTATATCTGGACTCCATGCTCCTGCACTGTACTTTTCTGTACACTTCTGCCTatctctggactccctgctcctgcactgtactcttctgtacacttctgcctatctctggactccctgctccggcactgtactcttctgtatacttctgcctatctctggactccctgctcctgcactgtctTCTTCTATAGACTTCTGCTTATATCTGGACTCCATGCTCCTGCACTGTACTTTTCTGTACACTTCTGCCTatctctggactccctgctcctgcactgtactcttctgtagacttctgcctatctctggactccctgctcctgcactgtactcttctgcctatctctggactccctgctcctgcactgtactcttctgtatacttctgcctatctctggactccctgctcctgcactgtactcttctgtatacttatgcctatctctggactccctgctcctgcactgtactcttctgtacacttctgcctatctctggactccctgctcctgcactgtactcttctgtatacttctgcctatctctggactccctgctcctgcactgtactcttctgtatacttctgcctatctctggactccctgctcctgcactgtactcttctgtatacttatgcctatctctggactccctgctcctgcactgtactcttctgcctatctctggactccctgctcctgcactgtactcttctgtatacttctgcctatctctggactccctgctcctgcactgtactcttctgtatacttctgcctatctctggactccctgctccggCACTGCACTCTTCTGTATACTTCTGCCTatctctggactccctgctccggCACTGTACTCTTCTGTAGACTTCTGCCCatctctggactccctgctccggCACTGTACTCTTCTGTATACTTCTGCCCatctctggactccctgctcctgcactgtactcttctgcctatctctggactccctgctcctgcactgtactcTTCTGTATACTTCTGCCTATCTCTGGACTTCCTTCTCCGGCACTGTACTCTTCTGTATACTTCTGCCTatctctggactccctgctcctgcactgtagtCTTCTGTATACTTCTGCCTatctctggactccctgctcctgcactgtactcTTCTGTATACTTCTGCCTATCTCTGGACTCCTTTCTCCGGCACTGTACTCTTCTGTAGACTTCTGCCTatctctggactccctgctcctgcactgtactcttctgtatacttctgcctatctctggactccctgctcctgcactgtactcTTCTGTATACTTCTGCCTATCTCTGGACTCCCTGCTTTGTACCATTGCTCTTACCTGCTTTGTTGTATGGCGCGTCCCCTATGATTCCCTTAAGGCGTCGCAGTTTATCATAGAGGGAGTTGAAGTGATCTTGCATCTGTGCGGCAATAGGTGATTGACTAAACCTTGGATCGGCACCACTCAGATTGGATGATTCCTTCTCCCTCTTGCTGATGAGGATCACTTCACAGGCGTGCGTGTCCAGGCGCTGTTCTTGTATTATCCTTTCCATGACAGTGTCACTACTGTCCTCCAAGTCATCCAGCAACACAACCACGTTACTTCTTCCTGTGGTGAAGACAGCATCCACAGATATTTTTGAAGCTCCTAATTCTAACAGTATATGTATATCTTATatgatgaagaggatgatggATAATGAGAAAAATAATTATTATCTTAGCTGAAGAACATGTATTTCTGATGCCAAAGCCTTCACAATAATGCAACCCACCATCAACTGGCTGAACAAGAGGATGTCACCCCCTCATCTGTACAGACTCTCCAGAAGAGGAATCATTAGATCCTATAAATGTTCTCAACCTATCAGTTCTTGGTTTCTCATCTTGGTTAAGCTGCTACTAGAGAGCTTCAACTGCGGTTTATCTCTTCGAGAATAAAGGGGTCAGGCGGTAATTTTCCATGacacccaacccctatctcccCCCGACATCATCATCTATCAGGGgagccccatataccttataccaaGGGCTGAACCAACTGCTAaccaacaaaagtataaggtgtatgcagGTCTTATGTGAACTTCCATCTTATAGGGTTCCAAGTTGGTAACAGGATCCAAGTCCACATTTGTGAACAAAGACGTAATTTCAAGCTCTTGTACCCCTACACAAAATCAGTATGAGCGTACGAGGACCAATACCTACTTTGTGCCATAGTACTAGAGTCTACTCAAGGGACTGAGGAACAATTGGTCAGTGCAGGAACTATGGCTCTACCTCTGCACCTCCTATATCTAGGCCACTATTTCTTGTGAGGAAGATGatggagaggaagaagaagggaaaggagaaggGAAGAGTGTATGGAGAAATGAAGGCAGGTTGAGTGATGGGCTAAATGACTGGTGGCAGTCTTGGTCTTATTCATGGACAGCAGATATATGGAAACCTTTACTTTTTCTTACCCAGACAACTTGAGAGATCCTCGAGTTCCTGATCATATAGAGAATCTGTCACATTTGCAATGTTTAGTCGTCCTCTCTTCTTGGTGTGATACAAGATGGCGAATGAGGTCTGAGACAGAGCACTGTAGAAGCTCCTGGTGTCACTGGATATATATATGGGAAGAACATCCTCGACAATGCTCTGAAACATGATGGACCGGAGCAGGTTGATCAGCCATTTATAGTTGGGCTCTCCATCTCTGGAGAAAATCCCCACCGAGTGCCTTTGGTTTCGAGCCATCTTCTATTCTGTTTAGTTCCTGTAAAGATAATGGGAGAATCCGTAAGATCATTGTCACATGAGGATTGCTTTCTATTTGAGTGATTTGCTGCTCTGTTATTGGTCATTCACCCTTCCATTCATCCGATTTCTAtgtcatatatatacagtataattgaAATCGGATGAATATATATTTTCTGGTGTCATATTGTATGCCATGGGGATAGGCGAGAAATGGAGAGTGTAATGCTGTGTATAAAGAGAGGCATGGTCAAATAAAGCGATTAAGAAATAACATAACTGACTTTAATTCTCCATAATAAAGAACTTAGAGGAGACCACCGCTCATTATGAAGTCTATATTCCTACCAATAGTAATATCATTCTACATATAAGACCGTTACTCTATAGAGGAGACCATCATTCTACATATAAGACCGTTACTCTATATAGAGGAGACCATTATTCTACATATAAGACCGTTACTCTATATAGAGGAGACCATCATTCTACAGATAAGACTGTTACTCTATATAGAGGAGACCATCATTCTATAGACATGACTGTTACTCTTAACAGAGGAGACCATTATTATACAGATAAAACCCATCACCTATAGAGGAGACCATTATTCTACAGATAAGACCGTTACTCTATATAGAGGAGACCATCATTCTACATATAAGACTGTTACTCTATAGAGGAGACCATCATTCTACAGCTAAGACCGTTACTCTATATAGAAGAGACCATCATTCTACAGATAAGAGATTACTCTATAGAGGAGACCATCATTCTACAGATAAGACTGTTACTCTATATAGAGGAGACCATCATTCTACAGATAAGACTGTTACTCTATAGAAGAGACCATCATTCTACAGATAAGACCGTTACTCTATAGAGGAGACCATCATTCTACAGATAAGACCGTTACTCTATAGAGGAGACCATCATTCTACAGATAAGACCGTTACTCTATATAGAGGAGACCATCATTCTACAGATAAGAGATTACTCTATATAGAGGAGACCATCATTCTACAGATAAGACCGTTACTCTATAGAGGAGACCATCATTCTACAGATAAGACCTTTACTCTATATAGAGGAGACCATCATTCTACAGATAAGACCTTTACTCTATATAGAGGAGACCATCATTCTACAGATAAGACTGTTACTCTATAGAAGAGACCATCATTCTACAGATAAGACCTTTACTCTATATAGAGGAGACCATCATTCTCCATATAAGACCCTTACTCCATAGAGGAGACCATCATTCTACAGATAAGACCTTAGTCAATGGAGGAGATCATCATGGGAGACCACCCCTTTACTGGTAAATACCCCTAAAGATATTCAATTAACAGACAGGTCAAGCTAACGTTTTACTGGTGAGACGGTTTCTCTATAGTTTAGATGGTTCGCCACTACAAGGATTAGTATAAAAGTATCTTATTAAACCCAGGCGACCCCAGCCCCTTCCATCAGTGTCTGATTGACCCCTGAGGACCCCAGCCCCTGCCATCAGTGTCTGATTAACCCCTGAGGACCCCAGCCCCTGCCATCAGTGTCTGATTGAACCCAGGCGACCCCAGCCCCTGCCATCAGTGTCTGATTGAACCCAGGCGACCCCAGCCCCTGCCATCAGTGTCTGATTGAACCCAGGCGACCCCAGCCCCTGCTATCAGTGTCTGATTGAACCCAGGCGACCCTAGCCCCAGCTATCAGTGTCTGATTGAACCCTGGGGACCCCAGCCCCTGCCATCAGTGTCTGATTGAATCCTGGGGACCCCAGCCCCTGCCATCAGTGTCTGATTAAACTCCAGGGACCCCAGCCCCTGCCATCAGTGTCTGATAGAACCCTAGGGACCTCAGCCCCTGCAATAAGAGTTAAACCCAAGGGACCCCAGCCCCTACCATCAGTGTCTGATCGAACCCCAGTAACCCCAGCCCCTGCCATCGGTATTTGATTGAACCCCAGGGACCTCAGCCCCTGCAACCATTGTCTGATTGAACCCCAGGGACCTTAGCTCCTGCTATCTGTGTTTGATTAACTCCCAGGGTCCATAGCTCCTATAAGGTTCCTTATTGAACCCTCTGGCACCCCAGACCCTCCATATTCCCTATTTTTACCTGCACTTCCAGGCTTCTATGCATCTGCTGACAGACTCCGGACCTGTGATCTTTGATCTTACCACACCCATCCAGGCCATGGCAGGAAGACAGTGAAGAAATGGTTTAAGGTGTGGCAACATAGAGATCACATCCTGGAGAGGTTAACGTTTCCTGTTATATTGGACTGTGCTCTATGCAAACATCTGCTGAACCATAAATGGCTGAATATGGGAATATAGTCATAAAGATAGATCCCTGGAAATCCTTCTACGAGACTCGTGTGGGAAGAGGTCAAACCTGTACTGTGAGAGAGACATTGAATTAAAGGGCAAGTCCGCTCCTCCGAGCACCTGGAAATCAATCATGGAATATTCATGACAACATTTTGGCCGGTACAGACTTTCTTGGACAGAATACAGGAAACCGTCAGACACAGGGTCGATCAATGATCATTAATGATTAAAGCGTAAATAGGGTTCATGTTCATGTTGTCCGTAAAGAAAAGATGTGAAAACATAACTATAAGAGTTCCAGAGGAAAGAGTAATACTGGGCCTGGAACCTGAAGAGTCCAAAATGTCACTATGGGATTGCTGATAATATAGAGGGGTCGGGCACTACAACTAGAACACCCTTTTTTTACATCATTAAGTTGACCTCTTCTATCATTAAGTTGACCTCTTCCATCACCGGTAATACCGCCATTTCCCAGCACAACTGCCGGCACCAGGAATACCCCTTCGTTTGACACACCCACCATTACTGGCAGTGACCCTTCTCCTGGCACATGCACAATCACCAGTAATGCCCCTTCTTCAGACATATTTGCCACCACCGGTAATTCCCCTTCTTCTGacactcccatcatgtatggtaGTACTCCCTCTCCCTGACAGGCCCACCATTACCAGTAATGCCATTACTTCCTGACACATCCGCTATCACCAGTAGTGCCCCCTCTTCCTGACACACATGCCATCACAGCTATTGCACCCACTTCCTGACAGGCCTGCCACCACCAGTAATGATCATTCTTGCTGAAACACCTCCCATCACCGGTCATGcctcctcttcctgacacacccatGACAGGTAATGCCTCCTCTTCCTTACTCATCCATCACTGGTAATGcctcctcttcctgacacacccatcacaggtaatgcctcctcttcctgacacaccAATCACCAGTAATGcctcctcttcctgacacacccatcacaggtaatgcctcctcttcctgacacacccatGACAGGCAATGCCTCCTCTTCCTTACTAATCCATCACTGATAATGCTCCCTCTTCCTGACACACCAATCACCAGTAATGCCccctcttcctgacacacccatcactgataatgcctcctcttcctgacacacccatcacaggtaatgcctcctcttcctgacacaccAATCACCAGTAATGcctcctcttcctgacacacccatcacaggtaatgcctcctcttcctgacacacccatGACAGGCAATGCCTCCTCTTCCTTACTAATCCATCACTGATAATGCTCCCTCTTCCTGACACACCAATCACCAGTAATGCCccctcttcctgacacacccatcactgataatgcctcctcttcctgacacacccatcacaggtaatgcctcctcttcctgacacaccAATCACCAGTAATGCCTCCGCTTCCTGACACACTCATCACTGGTAATGCCTCCTCTTCCTGACACATCCATCACAGGTAATGCCTCCTCTTCCTGACACATCCATCACAGGTAATGCCTCCTCTTCCTGACACATCCATCACAGGTAATGCCTCCTCTTCCTGACACATCCATCACTGGTAATGCCTCCTCTTCCTGACACATCCATCACAGGTAATGcctcctcttcctgacacacccatcacAGGTAATGCCTCCTCTTTCTTACTCATCCATCACTGGTAATGcctcctcttcctgacacacccatcacAGGTAATGGCTCCTCTTCCTGACACATCCATCACAGGTCATGCCTCCTCTTCCTGACACATCCATCACAGGTAATGCCTCCTCTTCCTGACACATCCATCACAGGTCATGCCAActcttcctgacacacccatcacAGGTAATGCCTCCTCTTTCTTACTCATCCATCACTGGTAATGCCTCCTCTTCCTGACACATCCATCACAGGTAATGCCTCCTCTTCCTTACTCATCCATCACTGGTAATGCCTCCTCTTCCTGACACATTCATCACAGGTAATACCCCATCCCCTGACACACCCATCACAGGTAATGCCTCCTCTTCCTTACTCATCCATCACTGGtaatgtctcctcttcctgacaCATCCATCACTGGTAATGcctcctcttcctgacacacccatcacaggtaatgcctcctcttcctgacacacccatcacAGGTAATGCCCCCTATTCCTTACACACCCATCACTGATAATACCccctcttcctgacacacccatcactgataataccccctcttcctgacacacccatcacTGATAATGCCCTCTTTTGCTGACACACCGATTACAGGTAATGCCccctcttcctgacacacccatcacTGATAATGCTCCCTCTTCCTGGCACACCAATCACCAGTAATGCCCCCTCTTCCTTACACACCCATCactgataatgccccctcatcctgacacacccatcactgataatgccccctcttcctgacacacccatcaccagtaatgccccctcatcctgacacacccatcactgataatgccccctcttcctgacacacccatcactgataatgccccctcttcctgacacacccatcactgataatgccccctcttcctgacacacccatcacAGGTAATGTCTCATCATCCTGACACACCCATCACAGGTCATGcctcctcttcctgacacacccatcacaggtaatgcctcctcttcctgacacacccatcacCGGTCATGcctcctcttcctgacacacccatcacAGGTAATGCCTCCTCTTTCTTACTCATCCATCACTGGTAATGcctcctcttcctgacacacccatcacTGGTAATGCCTCCTCTTCCTGACATATCCATCACAGGTAATGCCTCCTCTTCCTGACACATCCATCACAGGTAATGCCTCCTCTTTCTTACTCATCCATCACTGGTGATGcctcctcttcctgacacacccatcacTGGTAATGCCTCCTCTTCCTGACACATCCATCACAGGTAATGCCTCCTCTTCCTTACTCATCCATCACAGGTAATGCCTCCTCTTCCTTACTCACCCATCACAGGTAATGCATCCTCTTCCTTACTCATCCATCACTGGTAATGCCTCC belongs to Dendropsophus ebraccatus isolate aDenEbr1 chromosome 9, aDenEbr1.pat, whole genome shotgun sequence and includes:
- the LOC138801669 gene encoding uncharacterized protein isoform X2; protein product: MARNQRHSVGIFSRDGEPNYKWLINLLRSIMFQSIVEDVLPIYISSDTRSFYSALSQTSFAILYHTKKRGRLNIANVTDSLYDQELEDLSSCLGRSNVVVLLDDLEDSSDTVMERIIQEQRLDTHACEVILISKREKESSNLSGADPRFSQSPIAAQMQDHFNSLYDKLRRLKGIIGDAPYNKAGPGTVDNYATTPVSSHSIESRDTASERSSRQSGSGLLPPPQPSGPVLIEVNNSPQEFSNLLNRNPLGVLQAPNNNTDGKVQRDRKKDKMVFGIIGGLIALLLIVLIIVLCTTL